Proteins encoded together in one Penicillium digitatum chromosome 1, complete sequence window:
- a CDS encoding DUF1446 domain-containing protein yields MPDRRGKTRPVRVANCSGYHGDPAYEMYRQATLGDVDFITGDYLAEVNMANNAQAFQRGEHPGYEQTAWEGLQQTIDVIAEKGIKVVLNGGALNPKGLALKVHELINQKGLALRVAYLSGDDLYTKLGPNMPQSADGLQHLDAENMSVKPRPLTYAFTNITKPVPMVSAHAYLGARGIVDGLRRGADIIICGRVADASPVIAAAWYWHSWSESDYDRLAGSLVAGHLIECSAYVTGGNFPGFDQHPVDTFLEPGFPIAEIDAGGSCVIVKHPGTGGMVDVDTVRCQLLYELQGNVYLNSDVSAILDDVVIEPVGKDRVRIHGIRGYAPPPTTKLAVFYPGGFEAQILLNATGYGTDEKWDLIERQIRHFIPKESIDRIDTLEFQRIGIPAPNPSSQRQSTTYLRIFVAAGEADAVLAVGKAMKDISLKHFSGFHSSLDMRTAVPRPILAYYPAIVKQDDLNEEINFIDGPDSITSFPTGHPPAYKALQPRASYNHSPSSDEVALLQSPTRSIRLGDIALARSGDKGSNLNFGIFVPNATHWPWLRSYMSIERMREMLADDDDWDESFFVERVEFPHIHAVHFVVYGILGRGVSSSSRLDGFGKGFADYVRDKTVEVPVNILD; encoded by the exons ATGCCTGACAGAAGGGGAAAGACCCGACCAGTCAGAGTCGCTAATTGCTCTGGCTATCATG GCGATCCTGCATACGAGATGTATCGCCAGGCCACTCTAGGAGATGTCGACTTTATCACGGGCGACTACCTGGCGG AGGTCAATATGGCAAATAATGCCCAAGCCTTCCAACGTGGCGAACATCCCGGATACGAGCAGACAGCCTGGGAGGGTCTCCAGCAGACCATCGACGTGATCGCTGAAAAGGGAATCAAAGTCGTACTAAATGGAGGAGCTCTCAATCCCAAAGGGCTAGCCCTGAAGGTGCATGAACTG ATCAACCAAAAAGGCCTCGCTTTGCGGGTAGCTTACCTTTCAGGAGATGACCTCTATACCAAACTCGGCCCGAACATGCCGCAGTCCGCAGACGGCCTCCAACATCTCGACGCCGAAAATATGTCCGTCAAACCTAGGCCTCTCACCTATGCATTCACCAACATCACCAAGCCCGTCCCCATGGTCTCGGCACACGCATACCTCGGAGCCCGGGGAATCGTGGACGGACTCCGTCGTGGTGCAGATATAATTATCTGCGGCCGGGTCGCAGACGCCAGTCCTGTTATTGCGGCGGCGTGGTACTGGCACTCCTGGTCGGAGTCGGACTATGACCGGCTGGCTGGGTCCCTGGTGGCGGGTCACCTTATTGAGTGCTCGGCTTATGTTACTGGTGGCAACTTCCCTGGGTTTGACCAGCACCCAGTTGATACGTTTCTTGAGCCGGGATTTCCGATTGCGGAGATTGATGCTGGTGGATCGTGTGTTATTGTGAAGCATCCTGGAACTGGTGGTATGGTGGATGTTGATACTGTTCGGTGCCAACTTTTATATGAACTTCAGGGAAATGTTTACTTGAACAGTGATGTCAGTGCTATTTTGGATGATGTTGTTATTGAACCAGTTGGAAAGGATAG GGTTCGCATTCATGGCATCCGAGGCTATGCGCCGCCTCCGACAACCAAGTTAGCCGTGTTCTATCCCGGTGGTTTCGAGGCTCAAATTTTGCTGAATGCCACTGGATATGGCACTGATGAGAAGTGGGACCTGATTGAACGACAAATCCGACATTTCATTCCAAAGGAATCCATTGATCGGATTGACACACTCGAATTCCAAAG AATCGGTATCCCTGCTCCGAATCCTAGTTCACAGCGGCAAAGTACCACATATCTACGGATCTTTGTTGCTGCAGGCGAGGCTGATGCCGTTCTCGCTGTTGGAAAAGCAATGAAAGACATTTCTCTCAAGCATTTCTCGG GATTCCACTCCTCCCTCGATATGCGCACAGCAGTCCCGCGCCCAATCCTAGCCTACTATCCCGCGATAGTCAAACAGGATGATCTCAATGAAGAGATCAACTTCATCGATGGGCCCGATTCCATCACATCGTTTCCAACAGGCCATCCGCCAGCCTACAAAGCTCTACAGCCACGTGCAAGCTACAACCATAGTCCATCCAGTGACGAAGTCGCCCTCCTCCAATCTCCAACTCGATCTATTCGACTGGGAGACATCGCTCTCGCCCGATCTGGCGACAAAGGGTCCAATCTCAACTTTGGAATCTTTGTTCCTAATGCGACTCACTGGCCTTGGTTACGGTCTTATATGAGCATTGAAAGAATGCGAGAGATGCTCGCTGACGATGATGACTGGGATGAGTCGTTCTTCGTTGAGAGAGTGGAATTCCCACACATTCATGCTGTGCATTTTGTGGTATATGGGATTCTTGGCCGGGGTGTTAGCAGCTCGAGCCGATTGGATGGATTTGGCAAGGGCTTTGCGGATTATGTGCGTGATAAGACTGTCGAGGTGCCAGTGAATATTTTGGATTGA
- a CDS encoding Alpha-L-arabinofuranosidase, putative produces the protein MLIPIWKHTLHEINYDGLSSSYSKGSDPTSGVSDVMTSLNSLFLTPTRKIPASLHVGIICLSRDDLPAVQHERITPHVHLFTVLFTHLQIVATQKPFSRFKLAMKSESVTCVGIAASIALATCLTRALAEGNNSTKGNSSTVPISLIIAREGGNKSSPLLYGVMFEEMDHSGDGGIHGQLLQNNGFQGTSLGLTAYAQVGDVKIFQDTSKPVSKAITSSLKVEVPDGVTEYVGFANTGYSGIPVTGATYNCSFWMSGNYSGIINLQLVGSHSGLIYADHNLTVKSTDEKFTEFKTRFNTTYAPRGDNEWHLTFDGSKVAGSALNFGLVQLFPPTFKGRENGLRDTIAMFLEEVNAAFLRFPGGNNLEGLEVDSRWKWNTTIGPVVDRPGRESDWFYPNTDALGLDEYLWWCEDMNMAPLLAVWSGKSYGDILSGPDLEPFVEDIMNEMEYLFGDSSTYYGKLRAQNGRKEPWKVDHIEIGNEDDLTRGCDTYPDRFNQIYKAIHDKYPHITFVASHGDYLCLPSPLPPNLILDLHLYRAPDDFVNLFNQFDNQPRNQSVMVGEFGCRNTTEETGIYWSYMQGSCSEAVYMIGIERNSDIVKMVAYAPLMQHFDFVSWSPTLYGFNSAPDSITPSVSYFVQKMFASNKGDTILPVHSSTGFGPVYWVASKTGSQYYLKLANYGPEHQNVKVSIPGTKTGQLEMLAGPKYQGDTPFNVQIQTVTTSIFNGQGNYSIDMDPWAVAVLAVS, from the exons ATGCTAATCCCGATTTGGAAACACACAT TGCACG AAATCAACTATGATGGGCTTTCAAGTTCGTACTCCAAGGGTTCCGATCCAACCTCGGGAGTATCTGACGTCATGACTTCTCTCAACTCTCTATTCTTAACACCGACACGCAAA ATACCCGCCTCTCTACATGTCGGTATCATCTGTCTCAGCCGTGATGATTTGCCTGCG GTCCAACACGAACGAATCACACCCCACGTCCAT CTCTTTACTGTTCTCTTCACTCATCTGCAAATTGTTGCTACGCAAAAACCTTTCTCCAGATTCAAACTCGCCATGAAGTCTGAATCTGTGACATGCGTTGGCATCGCAGCATCTATTGCGTTGGCTACATGCCTAACACGTGCGCTGGCTGAAGGGAATAACTCAACAAAGGGGAATAGTTCGACTGTTCCTATCAGTCTGATAATTGCAAGGGAGGGTGGCAATAAGTCGAGTCCGCTTCTCTATGGGGTGATGTTCGAG GAAATGGACCATTCTG GCGATGGTGGAATCCACGGACAACTGCTGCAGAACAATGGGTTTCAAGGAACAAGTCTTGGTTTGACTGCCTACGCCCAGGTGGGGGATGTAAAAATCTTTCAGGATACATCGAAACCCGTCAGCAAAGCAATCACGTCTTCGCTCAAGGTCGAAGTACCGGATGGGGTAACAGAGTATGTTGGCTTTGCCAATACCGGTTACAGCGGAATTCCAGTCACGGGTGCCACATACAACTGTTCATTCTGGATGAGTGGTAACTACTCGGGCATCATTAACCTGCAGCTTGTTGGGTCTCATAGTGGTTTGATATATGCCGATCATAACCTGACTGTTAAGAGTACGGATGAAAAATTCACGGAATTCAAAACCAGATTCAACACTACTTATGCACCAAGAGGGGACAACGAGTGGCATTTGACATTTGATGGATCGAAAGTTGCTGGCAGCGCGTTGAACTTTGGCTTAGTCCAGCTATTTCCTCCCACTTTCAAAGGAAGGGAAAACGGGTTGCGAGATACCATTGCCATGTTTCTGGAAGAGGTCAATGCGGCGTTTCTCCGTTTTCCAGGAGGGAACAACCTCGAAGGCTTGGAGGTTGATTCTCGTTGGAAGTGGAACACTACGATTGGACCCGTGGTCGACCGTCCAGGAAGAGAAAGTGACTGGTTTTACCCTAACACAGATGCCCTCGGCCTGGACGAGTATCTGTGGTGGTGTGAGGACATGAACATGGCGCCCCTACTGGCTGTATGGTCAGGAAAGTCCTATGGGGACATTCTCTCCGGGCCGGACCTCGAACCTTTCGTCGAGGATATCATGAATGAGATGGAATATCTCTTTGGCGACTCCTCGACATATTATGGCAAACTGCGAGCCCAGAACGGCCGGAAGGAACCATGGAAAGTTGACCACATTGAAATTGGCAACGAAGATGATCTGACCCGTGGGTGTGACACCTATCCGGATCGTTTCAATCAAATCTACAAGGCCATCCATGACAAGTACCCGCACATAACGTTTGTTGCTTCCCATGGGGACTATCTGTGTTTGCCATCTCCGCTTCCCCCAAATCTCATACTTGATTTGCATCTATATCGCGCACCAGATGACTTTGTCAATTTGTTCAACCAGTTTGATAACCAGCCGCGGAACCAGTCAGTGATGGTTGGTGAGTTCGGGTGTCGCAATACCACAGAAGAGACAGGAATATACTGGTCATACATGCAGGGCAGCTGCAGTGAGGCCGTGTACATGATTGGAATAGAGCGCAATAGTGACATAGTCAAGATGGTGGCTTATGCACCCTTGATGCAGCATTTTGATTTCGTTTCTTGGTCG CCTACACTATACGGGTTTAACTCGGCTCCCGACTCTATCACACCTTCGGTTTCATATTTTGTGCAAAAGATGTTCGCATCTAACAAGGGTGAtaccattcttccagtccacTCATCGACAGGATTTGGACCTGTTTACTGGGTGGCTTCGAAGACAGGTTCACAATACTATTTGAAACTGGCAAACTATGGTCCCGAGCACCAGAACGTCAAGGTGAGTATACCAGGAACCAAAACTGGTCAACTAGAGATGCTTGCTGGCCCCAAGTACCAGGGTGACACGCCGTTCAACGTGCAAATCCAAACCGTCACCACCAGTATCTTCAATGGGCAAGGGAATTATTCAATAGACATGGATCCTTGGGCTGTCGCTGTTCTAGCAGTCTCCTGA
- a CDS encoding Mevalonate kinase gives MTENATRPLNSVGTNTVPRRTVDFYSESTVKVLPNHFKGVNGNCDRDDSDSASVSSETHEAIATREPMRPIMTRKASSPMAPTFMVSAPGKVIVFGEHAVVHGKAAMAAAISLRSYLLVTTLSKSQRTITLNFRDLGLSHTWDIDTLPWDKFHEPSKKKFYYSLVTELDPELVDAIEPHLQGVSKGLPEEQRNIHIRSASSFLYLFLSLGSPQSPGAIYTLRSTIPTGAGLGSSASVCVCLSSALLLQIRTLAGPHPDQPPEEAETQIERINRWAFVGELCIHGNPSGVDNTVAAGGKAVIFRRDDYSKPPTVTSLPNFPELPLLLVNTQQARSTKTEVEKVGALRDAHPIVTESILNGIDQVTCSAQRLIQDPAFEDPGFKGIRDTTLAHIGTLIRINHGFLVSLGVSHPRLERIRELVDYADIGWTKLTGAGGGGCAITLLRPNAKAEVKQDLEQKFDEEGFTTYEVTLGGDGVGVLYPAVLRNGSDEEGGEEIDQQKFENAEGPEGIERLVGVGVEERREGWKFWKRAIN, from the coding sequence ATGACCGAGAATGCCACGCGCCCATTGAACAGTGTGGGTACAAATACCGTTCCACGTCGTACGGTCGACTTTTATTCTGAAAGTACGGTCAAAGTCCTCCCTAACCACTTTAAGGGTGTGAACGGAAATTGTGACCGGGACGACTCCGACAGCGCCTCCGTCTCCTCAGAAACACACGAAGCGATTGCGACTAGGGAACCCATGCGGCCGATAATGACGCGCAAGGCCTCTTCGCCTATGGCTCCCACCTTTATGGTGTCTGCGCCAGGCAAGGTTATTGTTTTTGGAGAGCATGCTGTGGTCCACGGCAAAGCTGCTATGGCCGCAGCTATATCTCTTCGCTCCTACCTTCTTGTCACTACCCTGTCTAAATCACAGCGCACGATCACGTTGAACTTCCGGGATTTGGGTCTTAGTCACACTTGGGACATCGACACTCTACCCTGGGATAAATTCCACGAGCcctcaaaaaagaaattttACTATAGCCTTGTCACCGAACTCGACCCAGAACTTGTCGACGCAATCGAACCACACCTTCAGGGCGTCTCCAAGGGCCTCCCAGAGGAGCAGCGCAACATCCACATCCGCTCTGCATCCTCTTTCCTCtacctcttcctctccctaGGCTCTCCGCAAAGCCCAGGTGCTATCTACACCCTTCGATCCACCATCCCTACCGGAGCCGGCCTAGGAAGTAGTGCTAGTGTTTGCGTCTGTCTCAGTTCTGCGCTACTTCTTCAAATTCGTACCCTCGCCGGGCCCCATCCAGACCAGCCACCGGAGGAGGCAGAGACACAGATCGAGCGTATTAACCGCTGGGCATTCGTGGGAGAGCTTTGTATCCACGGCAACCCTAGCGGGGTGGACAACACGGTGGCCGCAGGCGGCAAGGCTGTGATTTTCCGACGCGACGATTACTCGAAACCTCCGACAGTTACCTCGCTCCCCAATTTCCCCGAACTCCCTCTCCTGCTTGTTAACACCCAACAAGCGCGCTCCACGAAGACAGAGGTTGAAAAAGTGGGAGCTCTAAGAGATGCCCATCCTATCGTGACTGAGTCAATCCTCAACGGCATCGACCAAGTGACATGCTCTGCACAGCGTTTAATCCAGGACCCTGCTTTCGAGGATCCTGGTTTCAAGGGCATCCGTGATACCACACTCGCCCATATCGGAACCCTTATCCGTATCAACCACGGCTTCCTTGTCTCCCTAGGCGTCTCTCACCCCCGCCTCGAACGTATTCGTGAACTTGTCGATTATGCCGACATTGGCTGGACAAAGCTGACCGGTGCAGGTGGTGGCGGGTGTGCTATTACCCTCCTCCGCCCTAATGCGAAGGCGGAAGTCAAGCAGGATCTCGAACAGAAGTTCGATGAGGAGGGTTTCACTACGTATGAGGTTACCCTCGGCGGTGACGGTGTTGGTGTTCTCTACCCGGCCGTTCTACGTAACGGCTCGGATGAAGAAGGCGGCGAGGAGATCGATCAACAGAAGTTCGAAAATGCCGAGGGCCCTGAAGGTATTGAGCGTCTTGTTGGTGTGGGAgtggaggagaggagagaggGCTGGAAGTTCTGGAAGCGAGCTATCAACTAA
- a CDS encoding CTP synthase, putative produces MKYIVVSGGVISGAGKGIVASSAGLLLQSKGFIVTTIKIDPYINIDSGTMSPLHHGEIYVTDDGGEMNLDLGNFERYLSTTLQRDHSITTGKIYQDIISRERAGDFLGRTVQVVPHLTNAIQEYIERTAKIPVDESHAEPDVCIIELGGTVGDIESAPFIYALAQLRKRVGKENLVQIHVAFVPIVPPGASGEQKTKPTQRSVSDVRSAGLNPLLVACRCEVPLDPSTIHKIANMCSMEPEQVISVHDGPTTYHVPLILEKQNLLGLLCEHLKLPPDQTPARTEQDKCMWHDWVHLVRSQDTITETVLIALVGKYTSNKDAYLSVSKSIEHAAMYCQKKVKIIWIDATHLEDETYQNSAVKYHKAWYDLCSVKGIIVPGGFGSRATGGMIKAITWARVNNKPFLGICLGMQLAVIEYARHVMGISDAGSQELHPESKKHVIIHMPEPNSENGPMRLGKHPCIFKEGTEWSKLRKLYGPTVSQIEERHRNQYEINPEMVKELDKAGLAVVGQDTTGKRIEILEIRDTGHPFYVGVQFHPEYLSRVLRPSKVFLGFFAAAAKCLEKIPMALQQGQRSLMEEHKEAFGKL; encoded by the exons atgaagtaCATTGTGGTATCTGGAG GCGTCATCTCTGGCGCGGGGAAGGGCATAGTCGCTTCGAGCGCAGGCCTGCTGCTGCAAAGCAAAGGATTTATCGTCAccaccatcaagatagaCCCCTATATCAACATCGATTCAGGGACTATGAGCCCACTCCA TCATGGAGAGATCTATGTGACGGATGATGGGGGTGAAATGAATCTTGACCTCGGCAACTTCGAGCGTTACCTTTCAACCACTCTCCAGCGTGATCATAGCATCACGACTGGGAAGATCTATCAGGACATCATCTCTAGAGAACGCGCCGGTGATTTTTTAGGCAGAACTGTTCAAGTGGTGCCTCATCTCACCAACGCCATCCAGGAGTACATCGAACGGACAGCAAAAATACCCGTGGACGAGTCCCACGCCGAGCCGGATGTGTGCATTATTGAGCTAGGCGGTACCGTGGGTGATATCGAAAGTGCGCCCTTCATTTATGCTCTTGCTCAGCTTCGAAAGAGAGTGGGCAAAGAAAATCTCGTTCAAATTCACGTTGCTTTTGTCCCTATAGTGCC GCCGGGAGCTTCTGGTGAGCAAAAGACGAAGCCGACTCAAAGATCCGTTTCTGACGTTCGGAGCGCTGGATTAAATCCACTTCTA GTTGCATGTCGCTGTGAGGTGCCATTGGATCCAAGCACTATCCACAAAATCGCCAATATGTGCTCAATGGAACCAGAACAGGTCATTTCCGTGCACGATGGTCCAACCACATATCATGTACCCCTCATCCTCGAGAAACAGAATCTTCTCGGCCTCCTCTGCGAACACCTCAAACTGCCACCTGATCAAACACCTGCCCGTACAGAACAAGACAAGTGCATGTGGCATGACTGGGTTCATCTTGTTCGAAGCCAAGACACTATCACCGAAACAGTCTTAATTGCCCTTGTGGGTAAATACACCTCCAATAAAGATGCCTACCTCAGTGTTTCCAAGTCCATCGAACACGCAGCTATGTACTGTCAGAAGAAAGTCAAAATTATCTGGATTGACGCCACACATCTCGAGGATGAGACCTATCAGAACTCTGCAGTCAAGTATCACAAAGCCTGGTATGACCTTTGCAGTGTCAAGGGCATTATTGTCCCTGGTGGTTTTGGTAGCCGCGCCACCGGCGGGATGATCAAAGCAATCACATGGGCAAGGGTTAACAATAAGCCATTCCTAGGCATCTGCCTTGGTATGCAACTCGCAGTGATTGAATATGCCCGCCATGTCATGGGCATCTCAGATGCAGGGAGCCAAGAGCTCCATCCAGAATCCAAGAAACATGTGATCATCCACATGCCTGAACCAAATTCGGAGAATGGCCCTATGCGTCTAGGTAAGCATCCATGCATCTTCAAGGAGGGTACCGAGTGGTCAAAGTTGCGAAAGTTATATGGCCCCACGGTTTCCCAGATTGAGGAACGCCACCGAAACCAATACGAAATCAACCCGGAAATGGTTAAGGAACTTGACAAGGCCGGTCTTGCTGTTGTTGGCCAAGATACTACCGGCAAACGTATCGAGATACTTGAGATTCGTGATACAGGTCATCCGTTTTATGTTGGTGTGCAATTCCACCCTGAATACTTGAGCCGTGTGTTGCGGCCGAGCAAGGTCTTTCTCGGCTtctttgctgctgctgctaaATGCCTAGAGAAGATACCTATGGCACTGCAACAGGGCCAGCGAAGCCTGATGGAAGAACATAAAGAAGCTTTCGGCAAGCTTTAA